Proteins encoded in a region of the Fuerstiella sp. genome:
- a CDS encoding Ldh family oxidoreductase, producing the protein MPILFPDFLRDIGCRLFETAGCSAEDARIVTDHLVDSSLYGHDSHGLIRFYEYLGFFERGLWTPRGVPKIVSEYPCTAIVDGGSSMGQVSGAFAMKIAMQKAREHGTATVTLRNCSHLGRCGAYPLMAARNNLIAVAFVNAGRMGRQIAPHGGIDGKLSTNPIAFCAPRKDHDPIMVDMATSVTAEGKIRVARNRGESLPPGWITDNAGQPSVDPGDYLESAGAMLPLGGVASHKGYCLSWIVEVLGGALSGEGVASGEVHMVSNGAVFTVYDIEHFTDLDSYYAEIETLIRHLRTSRVNPDVGEILVPGEPEFRKYKERSRNGIDVDETTWSHICTSARGLGLNPDSWQQ; encoded by the coding sequence ATGCCCATACTTTTCCCTGATTTTTTGCGAGACATCGGCTGCCGGCTTTTCGAGACTGCGGGGTGTTCAGCTGAAGACGCACGGATTGTGACCGACCACCTGGTGGACTCCAGCCTCTACGGTCACGACTCACACGGACTTATTCGATTTTACGAATACCTGGGCTTTTTCGAGAGAGGACTCTGGACCCCGCGCGGCGTTCCCAAAATTGTTTCCGAGTATCCGTGCACGGCGATTGTTGATGGTGGATCGTCAATGGGACAGGTGTCGGGCGCATTTGCTATGAAAATAGCGATGCAGAAGGCCCGTGAACATGGCACCGCAACAGTGACGCTGCGCAACTGCAGTCATCTTGGTCGCTGTGGAGCCTATCCGTTGATGGCAGCACGGAATAATCTGATTGCCGTCGCTTTTGTCAACGCCGGGCGTATGGGAAGACAGATCGCACCTCACGGCGGGATCGACGGGAAACTCAGCACCAATCCGATTGCCTTCTGCGCACCACGCAAAGATCACGATCCGATTATGGTTGATATGGCGACATCTGTGACTGCCGAAGGTAAGATCCGGGTTGCCCGAAACCGAGGCGAGTCACTCCCGCCGGGTTGGATTACTGACAATGCCGGGCAGCCGAGTGTCGACCCTGGTGACTATCTGGAGTCTGCAGGGGCCATGCTGCCACTGGGAGGTGTTGCCAGTCACAAGGGCTACTGTCTCAGCTGGATTGTCGAAGTGCTTGGCGGAGCGCTTAGTGGTGAGGGGGTTGCGTCCGGGGAAGTTCACATGGTCAGCAACGGAGCGGTCTTCACCGTTTATGATATCGAGCATTTTACAGACCTCGACAGCTACTATGCCGAAATCGAGACATTGATCCGTCACCTCCGTACAAGCCGGGTCAATCCGGATGTTGGTGAGATTTTAGTGCCAGGTGAGCCGGAATTCAGGAAGTATAAAGAGCGAAGCCGCAACGGAATCGACGTCGACGAAACCACGTGGTCACACATTTGCACAAGCGCCAGAGGGCTCGGACTGAACCCGGACTCGTGGCAGCAGTGA
- a CDS encoding glycosyltransferase family 4 protein, whose amino-acid sequence MATDLSFRGSSILALRLAQGLQDLGIDTVLLCTRIGQTDRNLLTNLQVHELPGYLFPVWGQIVRRSVLQNLIDQPPDVIHVLTPKMLPQATWLGERLDCPVVMSINDHADASALQMPSSSDCCRMIVCVSESVRSSLPENRQFNQIEQRVIHPGVPVLSESQCQPVLDPTRTPVIGMAGPLELLKGGSFFLRACHRVISQGNNIRIVIAGSGSEERNLRNLVTSLQLDDQATFVEETTDMKTFMSAMDVFCMPSLQQGIGVLLLEAMAQGRPVIASGVGGIHAVLSNSQAGLTVPPSDSRQLANAIVRLIDHPEQTRQMAQTGRTLTEQRFSLQRMLDEVTALYNELSGGIPDTVSLLPSAPVSGQD is encoded by the coding sequence ATGGCCACTGATCTGTCCTTTCGCGGGTCATCTATTCTAGCCCTGCGTCTGGCGCAAGGCCTGCAGGATCTTGGCATTGACACAGTACTCCTGTGCACACGAATCGGTCAAACCGACCGAAATCTGCTGACAAACCTTCAGGTACATGAGCTGCCGGGCTACCTTTTTCCGGTCTGGGGTCAAATTGTACGCCGTTCAGTGCTGCAGAACCTGATCGACCAGCCTCCTGACGTCATTCATGTATTGACGCCAAAGATGCTGCCACAGGCAACCTGGCTGGGCGAACGGTTAGACTGCCCTGTCGTCATGAGTATCAACGATCATGCGGACGCCTCGGCACTGCAGATGCCGTCTTCATCAGACTGTTGTCGAATGATTGTCTGTGTAAGTGAAAGTGTACGGTCATCCCTGCCCGAAAATCGTCAGTTCAATCAAATTGAACAACGAGTGATCCATCCAGGAGTCCCGGTACTGTCCGAATCACAGTGCCAGCCTGTTCTCGACCCAACCCGGACACCGGTCATTGGAATGGCGGGCCCTCTGGAACTTCTCAAAGGCGGCTCATTTTTTCTCCGGGCCTGCCATCGCGTTATTAGTCAGGGAAACAACATACGAATTGTGATTGCCGGATCAGGCTCTGAGGAACGAAACCTGAGAAACCTGGTAACATCACTGCAGCTGGATGATCAGGCAACTTTTGTTGAAGAAACAACAGACATGAAGACGTTTATGTCTGCAATGGACGTATTTTGTATGCCCTCGCTGCAGCAGGGCATCGGAGTGCTGCTGCTGGAGGCGATGGCTCAGGGTCGTCCGGTGATCGCTTCCGGTGTAGGCGGAATTCACGCGGTGCTCAGCAACAGTCAGGCCGGCCTGACGGTACCGCCATCCGACAGTCGGCAGCTGGCAAACGCCATCGTCCGTCTGATAGACCATCCGGAACAAACTCGTCAAATGGCTCAGACGGGACGCACTCTGACAGAACAACGGTTCTCTCTGCAGCGAATGCTTGACGAGGTCACGGCACTGTACAACGAACTTAGCGGCGGAATTCCGGACACCGTCTCATTGTTACCGTCAGCTCCGGTATCGGGCCAGGATTAA
- a CDS encoding protein kinase — MKHQLTVIDGQEAGRTIDLSEGTSSFGRSKTAEIQIGDRSVSRQHCTFVVSPTSVQIVDSESSGGTYVNSQRVQRKMLRPGDEIRVGNTKIRLSLADSEQATVILPGPNATSAKAEADSQLKDLIGMKIHEYQIETMLSEGHSGAVFKAADTSKDRTVALKVLSPEIAENYEEMQRFLRAMKTMYPVRHENLVQIYKAGRTEDGWTWVAMEYVNGESMAQVIQRIGTAGMLDWDYAFHVAVHTTRALNAAFEHQIIHRNIKPENILMRSSDRVVKLGDMMLAKAIEGHLANQITLPGQLIGDLCYISPEATVDSAAADGRSDIYALGVTCYALLTGRPPFEARTLPAMLDKMRTEVPESPKAYQLAINDQFAGCVMKMLEKRPEDRHQTPIALLKDLERIAKLTNVVV, encoded by the coding sequence ATGAAACACCAATTGACAGTGATTGATGGCCAGGAAGCAGGACGTACCATTGATCTGTCCGAGGGAACGTCATCGTTCGGTCGCAGCAAGACGGCTGAAATACAGATAGGTGACCGTAGTGTGTCCCGTCAGCACTGCACTTTTGTCGTGTCTCCCACTTCCGTGCAAATCGTGGATTCAGAAAGTTCGGGCGGAACGTATGTAAATTCACAGCGTGTACAGCGAAAGATGCTGAGACCAGGCGACGAGATACGAGTGGGGAATACGAAAATTCGCCTCAGTCTGGCGGACTCGGAACAGGCAACAGTCATTCTGCCGGGACCGAATGCTACGTCGGCAAAAGCAGAAGCTGATAGTCAGCTGAAGGATCTGATCGGGATGAAAATCCACGAATATCAGATCGAAACGATGCTGTCAGAGGGCCACAGCGGCGCTGTTTTTAAAGCAGCAGACACATCAAAAGATCGCACAGTTGCACTCAAGGTTCTGTCGCCCGAGATCGCTGAAAACTATGAAGAGATGCAGCGTTTTCTCAGGGCGATGAAAACAATGTACCCCGTCCGACACGAAAATCTTGTTCAAATCTATAAAGCGGGTCGAACCGAAGATGGATGGACATGGGTGGCGATGGAGTATGTTAACGGTGAAAGCATGGCGCAGGTCATTCAGCGGATCGGCACGGCCGGTATGCTGGACTGGGATTACGCTTTTCACGTCGCTGTGCATACGACGCGAGCGTTGAACGCCGCGTTTGAGCATCAGATTATTCACCGTAATATTAAGCCGGAAAACATCCTGATGAGGTCTTCAGACAGGGTCGTCAAGCTGGGTGACATGATGCTGGCCAAGGCTATCGAAGGTCATTTGGCTAACCAGATTACGCTGCCGGGTCAGCTGATAGGAGATCTGTGTTATATCTCACCGGAAGCCACAGTGGATTCTGCTGCAGCAGATGGTCGGTCTGACATCTACGCACTGGGCGTCACCTGCTATGCTCTGTTGACCGGTCGTCCACCGTTCGAAGCCCGCACTCTTCCGGCGATGCTGGATAAGATGAGAACTGAGGTTCCGGAATCACCAAAGGCGTACCAGCTGGCCATCAACGACCAGTTCGCAGGCTGCGTAATGAAAATGCTCGAGAAACGTCCGGAAGACCGACATCAGACACCAATCGCTCTGCTGAAAGACCTGGAGCGCATCGCCAAACTTACGAACGTCGTCGTTTAA
- a CDS encoding GNAT family N-acetyltransferase → MRPANSKDLPEILDVVDSFVRADRLLPRTIDELEELLPAGFVAISEGAVVGFAALEVYSPKLAEIRSLAVIQTMQGQGIGRMLVRECVQLAEQKNVREVMVVTSSEDFFVSCGFDFTLPGEKKALFIQP, encoded by the coding sequence ATGCGGCCTGCAAACTCCAAAGATCTCCCGGAAATCTTAGACGTGGTGGACAGTTTTGTGCGCGCTGACCGCCTGTTGCCACGGACGATCGATGAACTTGAAGAACTGTTGCCAGCCGGATTTGTTGCCATCAGCGAAGGAGCCGTTGTGGGATTTGCAGCACTGGAGGTCTACTCACCGAAACTTGCCGAAATTCGCAGTCTCGCAGTGATCCAAACAATGCAGGGACAGGGAATTGGACGAATGCTGGTCAGGGAATGTGTCCAACTGGCAGAACAAAAAAACGTACGTGAGGTAATGGTTGTGACTTCGTCTGAAGACTTTTTTGTTTCATGTGGCTTCGATTTCACACTGCCGGGTGAAAAGAAGGCGCTGTTTATTCAGCCGTAA
- a CDS encoding mandelate racemase/muconate lactonizing enzyme family protein has product MTKTRQSRILSRRNLLATGATAAIAGSWWSPVATAWERHRDHSSLRITGLELFPVRLPRNRTWLFIRLRTNQGISGIAEATLGGTDKVSELKTFFQLIDGRSPFDIRRYRKQGLNLAVTGGRKMAGAFSAIEQALWDLVGKTLNVPVYDLFGGKVRDEIDLYANINNATTDRSPAGFAKNADRAVREGFPAIKAAPFDGFPSLDAPSDQVKRATDTGVDCIRAIRAAAGDEVKIHVDFHSYFDVGLTIDIAERVEPCDLSWIEEPIDPRKVIENNEIKKAIPQRLAGGEFLVGLHEFGPLCRTQCMEVLMPDVQICGGLLEGQRISTAAELHGMSVAPHNAHGPVATVASAQLSAVLPNFEILEYQWNEVPWRAELIDPPESIHEGRLYLNDRPGFGVELNDQVIAAHL; this is encoded by the coding sequence ATGACGAAAACTCGGCAGAGCAGGATCCTGTCTCGTCGTAATTTACTGGCCACCGGTGCCACTGCCGCTATCGCAGGATCCTGGTGGAGTCCGGTCGCGACGGCCTGGGAACGGCATCGGGACCATAGCAGCCTGCGCATTACCGGACTTGAACTATTTCCTGTTCGCCTGCCGCGCAACAGAACATGGCTTTTTATTCGGCTTCGGACCAACCAGGGAATCAGCGGTATCGCTGAAGCAACGTTGGGTGGAACTGACAAAGTGTCGGAGCTTAAAACATTTTTCCAACTCATTGACGGCAGGTCGCCTTTCGACATCCGTCGATATCGGAAACAAGGCCTGAATCTTGCGGTGACAGGGGGTCGAAAAATGGCCGGAGCATTCAGCGCAATTGAACAGGCGCTGTGGGACCTTGTCGGTAAGACTCTAAACGTTCCGGTGTATGATCTGTTTGGTGGAAAGGTCCGGGACGAAATTGATTTGTATGCCAACATCAACAACGCCACCACCGACCGGTCACCGGCTGGATTTGCAAAAAATGCAGATCGGGCTGTCCGAGAAGGATTTCCTGCGATCAAAGCCGCTCCTTTTGACGGTTTCCCGTCCCTCGACGCCCCTTCTGATCAGGTCAAGCGGGCAACAGACACCGGTGTCGATTGCATTCGCGCTATTCGTGCAGCAGCCGGTGACGAAGTAAAAATCCATGTCGATTTCCACAGCTACTTTGATGTTGGCCTGACCATCGACATAGCAGAACGCGTTGAACCCTGTGATTTATCATGGATTGAGGAACCGATTGATCCACGGAAAGTGATCGAAAACAACGAAATCAAGAAGGCCATTCCTCAGAGACTTGCCGGAGGTGAATTCCTGGTTGGTCTGCACGAATTTGGACCGTTGTGTCGGACACAGTGCATGGAGGTGCTGATGCCCGACGTCCAGATCTGTGGGGGGCTCCTGGAGGGGCAGCGTATTTCGACAGCTGCCGAACTGCATGGTATGTCAGTAGCGCCGCACAATGCGCACGGACCTGTCGCGACTGTCGCTTCGGCCCAGTTATCCGCTGTACTGCCAAATTTCGAGATACTCGAATATCAATGGAACGAAGTACCATGGCGGGCCGAGTTGATTGACCCACCCGAGTCAATTCACGAGGGGCGACTTTATCTGAATGATCGCCCCGGTTTTGGCGTCGAGCTGAACGATCAGGTCATCGCCGCGCACCTCTGA
- a CDS encoding molybdopterin-binding protein, with amino-acid sequence MNAELIAIGSELVCGAGLDTNSQWLSQELEARGWTVTRHTTIADDLDAMVETLQLAARRCRIVLVTGGLGPTRDDITREAMSGAFNQPLVEDETELQYITGMFARLGRPMPDRNRIQAMRPRDATPLRNNHGTAPGVLLNVASPKCMIAAMPGVPGEMKKMFDEQLVAMLPKSSVFVRRVVLRTFGYGESHAEELLGNLTERGRNPEVGITASGAVISLSVTARADTELQCDTLIQPVINLINDKLSHAVYGTGSDELHLVVRRSLADRNLTVALAEGTTTGGLLSQWLVHDCADEGPVVRSDRLISGTENLDDLVQLCKTVQNDADYAIVTSHSVYRRNDDGFAVMHGQFAVTGPGLSRVVNVDFTGDLGIFRERAARMAINLIRLHINGHAVEPVVSGNTVR; translated from the coding sequence ATGAACGCCGAACTCATTGCCATCGGCTCTGAACTCGTTTGCGGTGCCGGTCTTGACACAAACAGTCAGTGGCTCAGTCAGGAACTCGAAGCACGCGGCTGGACCGTAACACGCCACACGACGATCGCAGATGACCTTGACGCTATGGTTGAAACTCTGCAACTGGCGGCTCGTCGGTGCAGAATCGTGCTGGTCACCGGAGGCCTTGGTCCTACTCGTGATGATATTACCCGGGAAGCGATGTCCGGTGCATTCAATCAGCCGCTCGTGGAAGACGAAACCGAACTGCAGTATATCACGGGAATGTTTGCAAGACTCGGCCGGCCTATGCCGGATCGCAATCGCATACAGGCAATGAGACCACGTGACGCGACTCCTCTGCGCAACAACCATGGTACAGCTCCCGGAGTCCTTCTGAACGTTGCATCACCCAAATGTATGATAGCCGCCATGCCAGGCGTCCCCGGTGAAATGAAAAAGATGTTCGATGAGCAACTGGTGGCGATGCTCCCAAAATCATCCGTTTTTGTCCGCAGAGTAGTGCTGCGAACATTTGGATATGGTGAATCACATGCGGAAGAACTTCTGGGAAATCTGACCGAACGGGGTCGCAATCCCGAAGTAGGTATTACTGCCAGCGGAGCTGTCATTTCACTGTCTGTGACGGCTCGTGCTGATACCGAGTTGCAATGCGACACCCTTATTCAGCCCGTGATAAATTTAATCAACGACAAACTCAGTCACGCCGTATACGGGACAGGTTCTGACGAACTTCACCTAGTGGTCCGCCGAAGTCTGGCCGACAGGAATCTGACCGTGGCCCTTGCCGAAGGAACAACAACCGGAGGTCTTTTGAGTCAGTGGCTGGTTCACGATTGCGCTGATGAAGGACCGGTGGTCCGCTCCGATCGCCTGATTTCCGGCACCGAAAATTTGGATGACCTCGTTCAGTTGTGCAAAACGGTACAGAATGACGCGGACTATGCGATCGTCACATCCCATTCCGTGTATCGCAGGAACGATGACGGATTTGCTGTCATGCACGGACAGTTTGCCGTTACAGGTCCTGGACTCAGTCGCGTCGTAAACGTGGATTTTACGGGTGACCTCGGAATTTTTCGCGAACGTGCTGCGAGAATGGCAATCAATCTAATTCGACTGCACATCAATGGTCATGCAGTAGAACCTGTTGTATCCGGAAACACTGTCAGATAA
- a CDS encoding NAD-dependent epimerase/dehydratase family protein yields the protein MSQQHAFITGGAGFIGSHLAERLLSDGIAVTLLDNLSTGNYANISHLEARNDVNLLIDTVFNESLVAELIRDSDFVFHLASAVGVKLIMERPVETIETIFGATEVVLRNCSRFRKPVLVTSTSEVYGKGTSIPFREGDDVVTGPTSKHRWAYACAKSLDEFLALAHWRQSRLPVSVVRLFNTVGPRQTGQYGMVVPRFIEAALAGDPIVIHGDGSQARCFAHVSDVVDGLVRCLQTPNCYGQVMNLGNDQETTISDLADRVIQITESDSQIHRISYQEAYGEGFEDMQRRVPCLDRARRLINYQPTRDLDRIIQDVAACVRKPDS from the coding sequence ATGAGTCAGCAGCATGCATTCATTACCGGGGGGGCGGGCTTCATCGGCAGCCATCTCGCAGAACGGCTGTTGAGTGACGGAATAGCAGTCACTCTGCTCGATAACCTGTCAACCGGCAACTACGCAAACATTTCGCATCTCGAAGCACGAAATGACGTCAACCTGCTGATTGACACGGTCTTCAACGAGTCACTGGTGGCTGAATTGATTCGTGATTCTGATTTCGTGTTTCATCTGGCATCGGCCGTGGGTGTCAAGCTGATCATGGAACGACCCGTTGAAACAATAGAAACGATCTTCGGTGCTACGGAAGTTGTCCTGCGAAACTGCTCGCGATTTCGAAAACCAGTACTGGTTACAAGCACCAGTGAGGTCTACGGCAAAGGAACATCCATCCCCTTCCGCGAAGGCGACGACGTTGTAACGGGACCAACCAGCAAACACCGTTGGGCCTACGCCTGTGCCAAATCCCTTGACGAATTTTTGGCACTGGCTCACTGGCGACAGAGTCGTCTGCCGGTATCGGTCGTACGTCTGTTCAACACTGTGGGCCCCAGACAAACCGGACAATACGGAATGGTTGTCCCGAGGTTCATCGAAGCCGCACTCGCCGGTGACCCAATTGTTATCCACGGAGACGGATCACAGGCCCGTTGTTTTGCACACGTGTCAGATGTCGTCGACGGCCTCGTACGCTGTCTGCAGACCCCGAACTGTTATGGACAGGTCATGAACCTGGGAAATGACCAGGAGACAACGATCAGCGACCTCGCTGATCGTGTCATTCAGATCACCGAAAGCGACTCTCAAATACACCGGATCAGCTACCAGGAAGCATATGGAGAGGGATTTGAGGACATGCAACGTCGCGTGCCGTGTCTGGACAGGGCACGACGCCTGATTAATTATCAGCCAACACGTGATTTGGATCGAATCATCCAGGACGTTGCTGCCTGTGTGAGAAAACCGGATTCTTAG